AGCCGAGCAGTACTAATAGCCCGAAACTTTTGTGCATCCCGAAGGATGCGGTATAGGTTGGTTTGTTGCCGCAAAGCTTGATGAATTATTTGTTGGCCTTTCGATATGTCGATTGCCTTTTTGAGGTATTCAGGTGGTTATAACGTTGGGGATCCACCTCTTCCCATTCCGAACAGAGAAGTTAAGCCCAACGGTGCCGATGGTACTGCGTCACAGTGGGAGAGTAGGACGCCGCCGTTTTTAAGAAACGTGAGAGAGAGGGGGGGATAGGATCTCACCCTCCTCCCCCGGAAAAAAAAGGTGAAGGAGAGAGTCTCGAGTCCGAGGCTCTCTCCTTTTTTATTTTCTCTCTCTCCAAAAATCATTTTGTTTTTCTCTCTATTCCTCTATTGCTTCCTCCTTTTCCTTCCTCCCTTCTTTTTTCCTTCATCTTCCTTTCCTTTTCTCTTCTCATCCTCAGTCGGACACAGCAAAGGATAATCGGCCAATTGCTTTCCTCCCCCTTGCTGCGCGTTATTCTTATAAGGAGACCATTGCGAGACCATTGCACGGCGATTGGTGTGTATTTTGTTTATTAATTCATTGTATAATAGGGAGTTATTTTGTATATTTGAGTATTAAAAACAGCATAATATTCCTCCCATGGCATACCAATCCAAGAATACCGATGAGCATGTAACATTTGCAGACGCACTCCTTTCAAAGCGTTATCGCAAAGCACAAAACGACTTCCTCAATCAGGTTGACAGGCTTATCGATTGGCGTCCGATCAGGACGCTGATCAACAAGAAATACACGAAGCGACAAAATGCCATCGGCGCCCCGGCTTATGACGTGATTCTCTTATTCAAGATGTTGCTTTTGGAGACATGGTACAACCTCAGTGATTGTGCTTTGGAGGAGCGCATCAATGATTCAATCACCTTTTCCCGATTCTTGGGACTGAAGATGGAAGAGGTATCTCCCGACCACAGCACCATCAGTCGATTTCGTTCGGCACTGACAGAGTTGGGTCTCATGGACAAACTGTTGGCGCAGTTTAACAAACAACTTTCCCGCCATCACATTTCGGTAAGGGAAGGGGTGCTTGTCGATGCAAGCCTTGTGGAGACGCCGCATAAACCCAACGGAAGCATTACGATTGAAGTCGCAGACGACAGAGAAGACAATCGGAGCGAGGAGGAAAAAGAGGCAGAGGAGGATTATCAAAAACAGGTTGTCCGCCGGCGTAAAGGGACGGATGAAGAAGCCCGTTGGGTGTACAAACAAAAGCGTTATCACTACGGATACAAAAAGCATTGTCCGGCCAATGTTCAAGGCATTGTTCAAAAGGTGATAACGACAGCAGCGAACCGCAGTGACACGAAGGAGTTTATTGCGCTATTGCAGGGTGCAAACATACCTCAAGGCACAGCCGTCTTGGCGGACAAAGGATATGCTTGCGGGGAAAATCGTTCCTACCTGCAAACCCATCACCTTCAAGACGGCATTATGCACAAGGCACAACGCAACAGGGCATTGACCGAGGAAGAGAAGCAACGAAACAAAGCAATCGGTCCGATACGGAGCACCATCGAACGCACCTTTGGCAGTATTCGGCGGTGGTTTCATGGCGGACGATGTCGATACCGGGGACTTGCCAAGACCCATACTCAAAACATTCTTGAAAGCATCGCCTTTAATTTATACAGAACCCCGGGGATAATTATGTCCTCATCTCTAGGATAAGGTATAACCCCCCTTGAGGAGCTCGTGCAAGCAGCTCCGCAAGGGGGGATTTACAACTACTTTCACTCCTTACTGCCACCCCTTTCACTCGCTCCTTTTATGCCAAGAACTCCTCTTCCCTCCATCTCCTTATTTTTCAAAGGTCTCATTGCACGGCATTTTTGCGACATTTTTTCCTGCATTGCTTGCGTATATCAATGATATTTAGTATTTTACACGTATAAACAAGAGCATAAATATGGCAACCAAACAAACTGAATCGGCACCAAGCTTTCTGCAAGTCTACACTCAGGTTCGCAGAGATCGTATGAAACACTCTTTCTTGCGTCAAATCAATGCCGGTGTTGATTGGCGTGGTATTCGCACACTGCTGAACAAGAAATACACCAAGACGCAGAATGCCATAGGTAACCCTGCCTACGATGCACTGTTGATGTTCAAGATTCTACTCTTGGAGACCCGGTATGGTTTGAGTGATTATGAGGTTGAGGAACGCATCAACGACTCCTTGCTTTTCAGTGAATTTCTTGGCTTGGACCTCGGCTTCCCTTCCCCCGACCATAGCACGATCAGTCATTTCCGTAGCGAACTCACTCGCTTGGGGATTATGGATAAACTCCTTCGGGAGCTGAACAAGCAGTTCAAGAAGCATGGGATTAGCCGTATTGATCAAGGCGCCATCGTTGATGCGAGCATTGTGGATAGTCCTTACGCCCCTGATGGTAGCGTGGTCATAGAAGTGGCTGAAGATCGAGAGGATACTCGTTCGGAGGAAGCTCGTACACAGCCAGGAGGCTTATCATTGTGAACTCAAGAGTGGCAAACCGGGAGTAGACTCGGAGGCTCGTTGGGTACGCAAAGGCAGGCACTATCGGTATGGATACAAGAAGCACGTCTTGACGGACGAGCAGGGTTTGGTAGAAACAGTGGTCACGACCTCGGCCAATTGTGCAGACACGGTTGTATTGCCTGAGCTGATCAAGAAGTCCAAGTTGCCGGGAGGAATTAGTGTTTTGGCCGACAAAGGCTATTGTAGCAAGGAGAATTCGGAGTATTTGGCCCGTCAAGGTTTGATAGATGGAATTATGCTTAAGGCCCATCGAGGTCAAGCCCTCAGTGAAAGTCAGAAACAACTCAATCGGATGATCAGTAAGACGCGCTGCTTGATAGAACGTACCTTCGGTAGTATTCGACGATGGTTCTGTGGCGGACGATGTCGCTACCGAGGGTTAGCCAAGACACATACCCAAAATATCCTTGAAGCTATGGCCTACAATCTCAAGCGTATGCCGGGGCTTCTTGTGCTTCAAGGCGCCAAATAGGCGTAAAACGCCCGTACCTCGAGGGCAATTGCCCTCGAGGTGCGGGAAAGGGGACTAATCCCCAAGCTGCAAAACAGACGAGAATGGTCAAAAATACACCAGGAACAAGCGAGCAGAAAGAACAGCCTCTTTGTGCAATGGTCTCATAAGGTGAGTTCGATGTAAGTTTATGTGACTAAATCTTAAATCAACTCTGTGAAGAAGCCCAAGTTCAAAGCAATCCGAATGAAGTTTTTAGCTAACCTATTTACATCCAAAAACACGTAGGCAAGAAAACTCTGAAGTTGGCTCTGGCTCTGAAGCATAGAATTGCATTTTTAGCACTATGGGGAAGAGCTAAATAAATCAAAGGTCCGTGAAAAAGTCTAATGACAAATCTGAGAAAAGAAAATGGCCGATTAATAGTTTCAATCAAGGCACAGTGGGTAATGGTCAAAAGTGTACATTTGTTTTTAAGAATCAAGGATAAGCCCATGATAGTCTGTATTGCCGAAAAGCCCAGTGTGGGGCGTGAGATCGCTGCTGTACTCGGTGCCACCAAAGCCTATAAAGGCTATATGGAGGGCAACGGTTATCAGGTGACATGGACTTTCGGACATCTCTGTGCCCTCAAAGAACCTCACGACTATGCACCCGAATGGAAGCGATGGAGTATCAGTTCTCTACCGATGATACCACTGCGATTTGGCATCAAACTCATCGATAGCGATAGTATTCGGGAGCAATTCGGCACCATCGAAAAGCTTGTCCATGAAGCGGATATGGTCGTGAACTGCGGTGATGCCGGACAGGAGGGAGAGCTGATCCAGCGTTGGGTATTGCAGAAAACGGGCTGCACATGTCCCGTGCGGCGACTTTGGATATCTTCTCTTACTGAGGAGTCTATCCGTGAAGGCTTTGCGAGGCTGCGCGACAGCGAAGAATTTCATTCCCTATATGAGGCCGGACTGGCTCGTGCCATAGGCGACTGGCTATTGGGTATGAACGCTACGCGTCTTTATACGCTCCGCTTCGGGAGCAACCGACAGGTACTTTCCATCGGACGTGTACAGACTCCGACTCTCGCCCTTATTGTCAGGAGACAGCACGAGATCGAGCACTTCACCCCTGAAGTCTACTGGGAGGTGAAGACCATCTACCGCGATACGGTGTTCAATGCCACCAAGGGACGCTTTTCCTCGATCGAGGATGCTCGTCGGGAAGTGGAGGTCGTAGCTGGCAGCCCATTTGCTGTTACCTCCGTGGCTACGAAGAAAGGTCGGGAGCTACCGCCTCGACTCTTCGACCTCACCGGCCTACAGGTAGAATGCAATAAGAGGTTTGCCATGACGGCCGATGCTACGCTACGCACCATCCAGTCGCTGTATGAGAAGAAGATCACCTCCTATCCCCGCGTGGATACCACCTATCTGAGCGACGATGTATTTGAAAAAGTGCCGAATATCCTCCAAGGACTCTCCGACTATACCCTACTCACAGCTCCACTTCGAAGTAGCAAACTGAAAAAAAGCAAGAAGGTATTCGACAATAGCAAGATCACTGACCACCATGCCATCATTCCCACCGGTCAGCCATCCCATGGTATGTCGGAGGATGAGCGACGTGTATTCGATCTGGTGGCCCGCCGATTTATAGCTGTTTTCTATCCGGACTGCATATTCAGCCAGACCACGGTCTTGGGACAAGCAGCTAAGGTAGAGTTCAAAACCACGGGGAAACAGATACTGGAGCCCGGCTGGCGCACTGTCTTCACCGATCCGCAGACGGACGATGATGGAGAGAACAAGGACGAGGAGAAAAAACTGCCAATATTCTCCGAGGGCGAAAGTGGAGTACACACCCCCGAGGTGCAGGAGAAAACGACACAGCCGCCCAAATTCTATACCGAAGCTACACTCCTGCGTGCCATGGAGACGGCCGGCAAGTCGGTCAAGGACGAAGAGCTCCGCGATGCCCTCAAAGAAAATGGCATCGGCCGGCCGTCTACGCGAGCAGCCATCATTGAGACTCTCTTCAAGCGCAACTACATTTATAAAGAGAAGAAGAATCTCAAAGCTACTCCTACGGGTATGTCTTTGATAGCGACGATCGACTATGAACTGCTCAAGAGTGCCGAGCTGACCGGCCAATGGGAATACAAGCTTCGTCGCATCGAGCGAGGCGACTATTCAGCAGCCGATTTTATCAATGAATTGAAAGTACTTCTGACCCATCTGATTCCTAATGTACTCAAGAGCAACTCTTCCGTACTCCTGTCAGAGCCGATACCTGCTGCTTCGCCTGCTCCCGGCAAAAAGAAAAAGGCTGATAAACCCATGCAGAAGCAGCTCGATCTCACCTGTCCGGTATGTGGCAAGGGAATCATTGTCCGCGGTCGGGAAGCTTTCGGTTGCAATGCCTTTCGCGAAGGCTGCACCTTCCGACTTCCATACTCTGAGTATCCTGCATCTCTGTCCGACAACGAATTGGTTGATCTCCTTTCTTCGCAAAAAGGACACTAATACTCCCTGCTTTAAGAATCCGGAAGAGGTACAGCACATTTGTGTAGGGAGCCATTCGTGTCCGATAAAAATTGATTGAACATTTCGTCTCTCTTTATCTATCTGTTTTGAGGATGTTTTATGATATAGTTTGATAATTGCACTTATTGTAAAAGTATTATGTCACTTTATGAGTGGGTAATCTGTAATAGTATAATAATATATGAAATGATGGCTTTGAGTGGATGTTTTTCATGCAGATCGGAAAGAATTTTTTGTTGGACATCAATGGCTTGAGGTAATCTGTTTGTTAGTAAATTTCAGCGTTTTTGTGTCGGCGAGCACTGAAAAGGTCAATTCTTAGAGAAGTCTGTCGATATTGTTATTGGTGTCCCGTATTTTTTTGCCTCATAGGTGCCCGATTCCTCCCCCCCCCCTTTTTTTGATCGAAAATCTGCACTGGCAATGTAACCTTGTGCGCAAAGAATGTAATAATTCCACAGGGCAATCGCATTTGAACTGTCAACACACTTATAAACCTAACGATTGCTACACTCGGTTATCAAACAAGTACGAATTAATGGGGCCTTTGCACAATAAGCAGGCACTTTTGTTTATTCTTCTTATTGTGTGTCAGGCAACTATTTGGTAGACGCCGGATTTCCACAAGTGGAAAGCTATCTTTCCACCAGTGGAAAGTTTATTTTCCACCAGTGGAAAAAGAATTTTCCATTGGTGGAAATCTACTTCTCTTTAATGAGTGCCCCTTTGAGACATCAAACGACATGACCGGCAACAGCACTTGTGCTCCTCCAGCCATCGCCTTGCTCCCCGTGTATGTACCTTGTGCGCCACGCTGCGCCGTCTGATTCACATTGCGTCCATACGAGCCGATACCACCTCCGGCTCCAATAATCCATCCGGCTACCATCGGCACACAGTAATAGCCAGCAATACCGATTAGGAGAAACTCGCTCGAATGAAACCGCAAAACCAATTTAATGCGTCGGCCCCGGGGGCAGCCTGTCAGGGCGATCGCGTTTGAAAATTTTTAGTCTCTTCCCTCTATAATTTGAATCTCTGACATATGGATTCGCACTTGTTTTGGAAATTGAATGTAGCAATCATGAGCTTTAGATGTACGTTAGTGGCTGAAATGCGATTGCCCTGAATCATTCCACTGGGATTTAGGAATATAGACGATAATTAATTACCTTTGCGCTCTATTAGAGTCTCAAAAATCATCGTTGAAAGGATTTGATTGTCAAAGAAAGTATAATGAGAATCACTCTTTTTTCTGTTATGTGTAATTTTTAAAATAAGGCGGTTTTGTCATTGGGGAAATTTTATTCAGATCGAAGTGAAGACGGGCGGATGTGGGGTATGTTATTGAAGATATTGTTGTGATGTGTAAATTTCAGGGATGGGCAGAAGAGATGATTCTTTTTCTGTTGCTTTTATTTGCGACCTCAATCCTTTCTTACATTGCTTTGCGTCGATTGTCTCGTATGGTGTATGCTCAAAGTGTTTTTGATCAAGAAAATGAAAGAACGGTACATAAAGGGGCTATACCCAGGTTAGGTGGTGTCATATTCTTTCCTGTAATAACATTGGCAGTATCCCTTTTCTTAGCAATAAATAGCGTGCTAAGTATATCCATACACTTTCCTTTAGAAGAATTCTATGA
This genomic stretch from Porphyromonas gingivalis ATCC 33277 harbors:
- a CDS encoding IS5 family transposase, which translates into the protein MAYQSKNTDEHVTFADALLSKRYRKAQNDFLNQVDRLIDWRPIRTLINKKYTKRQNAIGAPAYDVILLFKMLLLETWYNLSDCALEERINDSITFSRFLGLKMEEVSPDHSTISRFRSALTELGLMDKLLAQFNKQLSRHHISVREGVLVDASLVETPHKPNGSITIEVADDREDNRSEEEKEAEEDYQKQVVRRRKGTDEEARWVYKQKRYHYGYKKHCPANVQGIVQKVITTAANRSDTKEFIALLQGANIPQGTAVLADKGYACGENRSYLQTHHLQDGIMHKAQRNRALTEEEKQRNKAIGPIRSTIERTFGSIRRWFHGGRCRYRGLAKTHTQNILESIAFNLYRTPGIIMSSSLG
- a CDS encoding DNA topoisomerase 3; this encodes MIVCIAEKPSVGREIAAVLGATKAYKGYMEGNGYQVTWTFGHLCALKEPHDYAPEWKRWSISSLPMIPLRFGIKLIDSDSIREQFGTIEKLVHEADMVVNCGDAGQEGELIQRWVLQKTGCTCPVRRLWISSLTEESIREGFARLRDSEEFHSLYEAGLARAIGDWLLGMNATRLYTLRFGSNRQVLSIGRVQTPTLALIVRRQHEIEHFTPEVYWEVKTIYRDTVFNATKGRFSSIEDARREVEVVAGSPFAVTSVATKKGRELPPRLFDLTGLQVECNKRFAMTADATLRTIQSLYEKKITSYPRVDTTYLSDDVFEKVPNILQGLSDYTLLTAPLRSSKLKKSKKVFDNSKITDHHAIIPTGQPSHGMSEDERRVFDLVARRFIAVFYPDCIFSQTTVLGQAAKVEFKTTGKQILEPGWRTVFTDPQTDDDGENKDEEKKLPIFSEGESGVHTPEVQEKTTQPPKFYTEATLLRAMETAGKSVKDEELRDALKENGIGRPSTRAAIIETLFKRNYIYKEKKNLKATPTGMSLIATIDYELLKSAELTGQWEYKLRRIERGDYSAADFINELKVLLTHLIPNVLKSNSSVLLSEPIPAASPAPGKKKKADKPMQKQLDLTCPVCGKGIIVRGREAFGCNAFREGCTFRLPYSEYPASLSDNELVDLLSSQKGH
- a CDS encoding DNA methylase — protein: MQAAPQGGIYNYFHSLLPPLSLAPFMPRTPLPSISLFFKGLIARHFCDIFSCIACVYQ